TGCCCTACGCGGAACACGTCCTGCGCCGGCGCGACTGAACGTTCCCGGGTGCGCGCGGCGACCGCCCGGGACCCGGCGACGCACCCGCCCGCGCACCCTCCACCTCCCTCACACCACGCACCACACGACACGCCTCACGCCTCACGCCTCACGCCTCGGCGAGCCTGCGTTCCAGTTCCTCGCCCGACACGTCCTCCAGGTGGGTCAGGAACACCCACAAGTGCCTCTCGGCCTCCGCGTCGCTCTCCTGCCGGGCCCGGGCCCACTCCACGGCTCCGGCGCTGTCGGTGACCTGACCGGAGGTGGCCATCCGAAGGAGCGCCACGTCCTCTTCCCGCCCGTGGGCCGCGACCAGCGCCGCGGCCAACCAGCGCTCCTCGAACCGTTCCGCTCCCGGCCCGCACTCGCACTCGCACTCGCACTCCAGCAGGAAGCGCAGCAACGGCAGGTCCTCCGCGCGGGGGTCGTGCCGCGCCGCGTACAACACGCCCGCGCGCAGCACCGGATCGGCGGCCACCCGCTCCCGCGCGGGGGCCGCCTCGCCCCGTGTGGGGGACGTACCGGAACGCAGCCGCCGCAGCGTCTCCCGCCCCGGTCCGAGGACGACGTCGCGCAGTGACCGTTGGGATGCGTCCCTCTTTCAGCGCTCCTTCGCACGTCGCCGGTCCGCACGGCGGCCTCCGCGAGGCTCCCTGGGCCCGTCGTACCGCGATGGATCGAGTCCACCGGTCGAGTATCACGCCCACCACCCCACCCCCACATACCGGCCTCCTTTTACCGGCCCTCCCGGCATGGAGCCACTCGCCGCGGACCCCGCTCCCGGGCCCGGGACCACCCGGTCGGCATCGAGGGCCCGTGATCGTCTCGGGCTCCGTACAGGTGGCTGAAACACCTTCATTCCACGCCCACTTGGCGCGTGCGGTTGTTTGGCGAACGCCTAACCGAGTAGGGGTACAGACGTGCGTCCGCCGTTCCCCGTCGTGCTCTAGTTGCCCCTGGTCCGTACACCGTGTCACCCCGTACGGATCGTCCCCCGACGCCGCCGCAGCGCCACGCGGCGTACCCCTCGACCCCGGGAGCACCATGTCCCCGATCCTCTTCGTCTATGCCAAGGGCGGCCCTCCGCTGGAGTACGCGATACCGAGAATCGCGGCTCACGCCGACGTCCATGTCCTGGCGCTCGCACCACTGCCTCGAACCACCGAGTCCGTATGGCTGCCCGCATGCGCGTCCATCACCTCGGTGCAGCCCCGCGAGGGGGTGGAACTGGTCGATCTGATCTGTTCCCACGCGCGCCGCGTCGGCGCCGCAGCGGTGCTGACGCTGTCGGAGTACGCGGTGGTGGCCGTGGCCCACGCCAGTCTGCGGCTCGGGCTGCGCGGCGCCGGCGAACGGGTCGCGGGGGCCCGGGACAAGCGCCTGATGCGCCGGATCTGGCGTGATGCCGGGGTGCCCGTACCGGGGTTCACGGAGGTCCACACGCCGGAGGACATCGCGACCGCCTTCGAGGAACTGACGCCGCCGCTGCTGCTGAAGGCCGCCTGGAGCGCGGGCTCCACGGCCCACCTCACCGTGTGGAACGAGGAGCAGGCCGAGGAGGCGTGGAAGACCGGTCGTTCCGTCATGGAGGCCTCGTCTGCCCAGGGATACGCGGAACTGCACGCCGCGGACGAGGGCGTCAGCGATTTCCTGCTGGAGGAGATCGTGATCGGTGAGGCCTCCGACTGGTTCGACGAGGCCGGTTGGGGCGACTACGCGAGCGTGGAGGGGATCGTCGCCGGCGGCCGGTACCACCCGCTGTGCATCACCGGCCGGATGCCCACCATCGCGCCCTTCACCGAGCGCGCGAGCCTGGCTCCGGCGGCTCTCCCGGAAGCCCTTCAGCGCCGGATCGAGGAGGTGTCCCGCGCCGCCGTCGACGCGCTCGGGCTCGACACCTGTGCCACCCACACCGAGATCAAACTCGGTGCGGACGGTGCCATGTGGCTGATCGAGACGGCGGCCCGGTTCGGTGGGGTGATGACCACACGGCAGGTGGAGACCGTCTTCGGCCTCGACATGATCGGCATGCTGGTCCGCGAGTTGCTCGGCCGGGACGTCGACTACCCGCGGCGGATGCTGACGGAGGGCGAAGGGGCGGCCGGGTCGCTCGTCGTCCTCGCCGTGGATCCCGAGGGCCGGCCCTGGAGCGAGCTCCCGACCTGGGACTTCGAGGCGGTCGACTGGCCCGCCCTGCTCGCGCCCGGTTCCCGCGTCGAGTTGGTGCGGGAGCACAGCCTCCCGCCGGGCAGCCGGGTGCCGGTGTACGAGGAGGCGGGGGGCGCCAACTCCATGGCGGCGCTGTGCTTCCTCACCGCCGAGTCCGGGCCGGAACTGCTGGCCGACTGCGGCCGGATCCTCGCGGCGCTGCCGCAAGCCCTCGGCGCCCCGTCCGCCGACCGCCCGACGCCCGGGAGCACCGCATGACGAACGCCGGCACCACCACACCCGTACCGTCCCCCCGGGGCGCCGCAGTGGACACCCTGCTCACCCTGCCCCTGTTCGAGCAGTTGGCCGGGGTGCTGGGCGGGCACCCGTACGTGAAGGTCGTCGTCGACCGGGAGCAGGGCCTCTGGCACGTCCTGGACAGCGCCGTGCACTCCTTCCACGTCAACTACATCGCCACCGAGGTCGTGGGACTGACCCTGGAAGAACTCGACGCCCGGCTCGACCGGTTCAACCACGACGTGTACCAGGATCCCGAGCGACGGTTCCTGCTCGGCGTGCTGTCCCTGCACTCCCGGGGAGGCCCGGAGCAGGACGAGCCGTTCATGGTCCTGGAGACCACCGAGGCCGACACGATGGGAGCGGACCTGCTGATCGAGTTCCACGCCTTCGTGCGGGCCCACCTGGATCCCGCGCTGGAACTGCTGGTCAAGCCGGCCAACCACGGGCAGGAGAACGCCCTCGCGGCGGTGCCCGAGACCGTGGTGCCCCGTGCCCGGGGTCACGCGTTGTTCGCGACCGCGCCCTTCGTGCCGTTGACGCTCGCCTCGGCGACCGGCCGGCTGCGCGCCTTCGCCTCCGGCGAGGAGTACCGGGCCGCGCGCGCGGACCTGACCTGGTACGACATCGTTGCCATGCCGGTCGTCCCCGACGACATCCCGCGCCTCGCGGGGCTGCTCAACGCCCTGCCCACCACCCCGCTGTCGCACACCAACATGCTGGCGGCCGGCTGGGGCATCCCCAACGCCATCGTCCGCGGCATCCTCGACACGATCGCCGACGAGAAGCTGGACGGCGCCTGGGTCCGCTACGAGGTCACCGCCGAGAACTTCGTCGTCGAACGCGCCGAGGAGCCGGCGGACCTCGCGGAACCGACCTGGCACACGCAGCGGGTCCGGCTCGACGCCCCGCACGTGACGGACGTACCGCTCGTGCCGCTCTCCGCGTTGCGTGCCCGCGACCGGAACCGGTACGGCACGAAGGCGGCCAACCTGGGCGAGCTGCACCACGTACTGCGTCACGGCTCCGGCCGACTGACCGGCTACTACTCCGTGCCGCGCCCGCCCCGAGCCGATCTGCTCGGTCACCTCGCTGCCCGGCTGCGGATGCCCGTCGACGGCGATCTCGCCCAGTACGCCGGGGAGTTCCTGGCCCGGCACGTCCAGGCACCGGCGGGGATCGCCGTGCCGTTCTCCGTCCAACAACGCTTCCTGGACTCCTCGCCCGCCGTGCAGCAGAGCATCGGCAAGCTGAAGATGGCCCTGGAGCTGAACGCCATGGACGCCGTGGACACGGTCTGCGTCCAATTGCAGCACCTGGTGCGCACCCTCCCCGTGCCCGAGGACCTGGTGCGCGCCCTGGACGCCCGGTTGGTCGAGCACCTGGCGGGCACGAGTCGCTTCGCCGTGCGGTCCTCGTCGAACGCCGAGGACCTGCCGGGCTTCTCCGCCGCCGGCATCTACGAGTCCCACACCAAGGTCACCGATCTGCCGGGGCTGTTGGACGCGATCCGTCAGGTGTGGGCCTCGCTGCTGTCCCCGCGCAGCGTGCGGCTGCGCCATCAGGCCGGCATCTCGCTGGACGACACCTACATGGGGGTGATCGTCCAGCGCTACGAGCCGTCCCCGCTCGGAGGCGTCATGGTGACCTGCAATCCGACCAACCGGGCCGACTTCCGGAACGTCTACCTCAACTGTGCGCACGGTTCCACGGCCGACGTGGTCGACGGCCGGACGATGCCCCTGCAGTACCTGTACAACACCGTCGAGGGCGGCGGTCGCACGCTCTCGCTCGGGGCGGCCGAGCAGGACCTGGACCTGGAGACGCAGGCCCATCTGGGCCGGTTGGCGCTCGCGGGCCGCCTGCTCCAGTCCCATTTCGCCGCGGACTACACCTTCGCCGGACCGCTCGACGTCGAATGGCTGCTCGGGCCGGGAGGCGCGCTCCACATCCTCCAACTCAGGCCCTACAGCGCCTGAATCCGCCCGCACTCCCCCGCGTTCCGCCCCTTCCGAAGGTCACTCCCATGCCCCTCTCCCTGCGTGCGCGCGTGAAACGCCGCGTCCGCCCGCCCGCCGCGGTGCTCCGTGTGATCCGCCTGAACAACGGCTTCCAGCTCCTGTTCAACCTGCTGTGGTGGATGCCGGTCTTCTACCAGTACCAGAAGCAGGCGGGTCTCTCGGACAGCCAGATCTTCGGCATCCAGAGCGTCTACTACGTGGCGTTCTGCCTGCTGGAGATACCCACCGGCTTCATCGCCGACCGCATCGGACAGCGCCGTTGCATGCAGCTCGGGGCGGCGGTGATGACGGCGGCGAACCTGGTCCCGGTCGCCTGGCCCTCGTTCGTGGGCTTCATGGCGCACTTCCTGGCCATCGCCGCCGCCCGCTCCCTGGTGTCCGGGGCGTCCAGCGCGTACCTGTACGAGTACCTGCACGAGCACGGTGCGGGAGAGCACTACGTCCAGGCCGAGGGGACCGCCCGGGCGCTCGGCCTGTGGGCGAAGATCGCCTGCTGGCCACTGGTCGGCGTCCTGATGCACGTCTGGCACGAGGCCCCGTACGTGCTGACCGCGCTCTCCACGCTCGGCTCGCTGGCCTGCGCCGCGGCGCTCCCCGCCATCGCGGAACGACACGGTGGAACGCGGCCGCCGGCGGAACGCGTCGGGCTCCT
This region of Streptomyces sp. NBC_00513 genomic DNA includes:
- a CDS encoding acetyl-CoA carboxylase biotin carboxylase subunit family protein codes for the protein MSPILFVYAKGGPPLEYAIPRIAAHADVHVLALAPLPRTTESVWLPACASITSVQPREGVELVDLICSHARRVGAAAVLTLSEYAVVAVAHASLRLGLRGAGERVAGARDKRLMRRIWRDAGVPVPGFTEVHTPEDIATAFEELTPPLLLKAAWSAGSTAHLTVWNEEQAEEAWKTGRSVMEASSAQGYAELHAADEGVSDFLLEEIVIGEASDWFDEAGWGDYASVEGIVAGGRYHPLCITGRMPTIAPFTERASLAPAALPEALQRRIEEVSRAAVDALGLDTCATHTEIKLGADGAMWLIETAARFGGVMTTRQVETVFGLDMIGMLVRELLGRDVDYPRRMLTEGEGAAGSLVVLAVDPEGRPWSELPTWDFEAVDWPALLAPGSRVELVREHSLPPGSRVPVYEEAGGANSMAALCFLTAESGPELLADCGRILAALPQALGAPSADRPTPGSTA
- a CDS encoding PEP/pyruvate-binding domain-containing protein — protein: MTNAGTTTPVPSPRGAAVDTLLTLPLFEQLAGVLGGHPYVKVVVDREQGLWHVLDSAVHSFHVNYIATEVVGLTLEELDARLDRFNHDVYQDPERRFLLGVLSLHSRGGPEQDEPFMVLETTEADTMGADLLIEFHAFVRAHLDPALELLVKPANHGQENALAAVPETVVPRARGHALFATAPFVPLTLASATGRLRAFASGEEYRAARADLTWYDIVAMPVVPDDIPRLAGLLNALPTTPLSHTNMLAAGWGIPNAIVRGILDTIADEKLDGAWVRYEVTAENFVVERAEEPADLAEPTWHTQRVRLDAPHVTDVPLVPLSALRARDRNRYGTKAANLGELHHVLRHGSGRLTGYYSVPRPPRADLLGHLAARLRMPVDGDLAQYAGEFLARHVQAPAGIAVPFSVQQRFLDSSPAVQQSIGKLKMALELNAMDAVDTVCVQLQHLVRTLPVPEDLVRALDARLVEHLAGTSRFAVRSSSNAEDLPGFSAAGIYESHTKVTDLPGLLDAIRQVWASLLSPRSVRLRHQAGISLDDTYMGVIVQRYEPSPLGGVMVTCNPTNRADFRNVYLNCAHGSTADVVDGRTMPLQYLYNTVEGGGRTLSLGAAEQDLDLETQAHLGRLALAGRLLQSHFAADYTFAGPLDVEWLLGPGGALHILQLRPYSA
- a CDS encoding MFS transporter, with amino-acid sequence MPLSLRARVKRRVRPPAAVLRVIRLNNGFQLLFNLLWWMPVFYQYQKQAGLSDSQIFGIQSVYYVAFCLLEIPTGFIADRIGQRRCMQLGAAVMTAANLVPVAWPSFVGFMAHFLAIAAARSLVSGASSAYLYEYLHEHGAGEHYVQAEGTARALGLWAKIACWPLVGVLMHVWHEAPYVLTALSTLGSLACAAALPAIAERHGGTRPPAERVGLLDSARQALKVLGTSRSLGPLMVQGVAIFTLARICQVNLFQPLLLEKDLPVADHGAVLSAMTVAEAVGSARTGWLRGRLSDTSVVTVLSVVMALTLAATTLSGALGTIVWLCVFAAAAGLAYPVQRNLINAAIPPTPYRATLLSVESIIDRGVCALVALAVGAYLAADRLDALLVHAAVGTCLLLLVVGVVLRRLRRDGVRQAVGQP